In one Drosophila albomicans strain 15112-1751.03 chromosome X, ASM965048v2, whole genome shotgun sequence genomic region, the following are encoded:
- the LOC117577888 gene encoding uncharacterized protein LOC117577888, with product MFENEPIPDSQDKLIERLGDCDVPVDYMDLLSHRIRCHKIEIFHYDDEVSFTPRDEEEGEQGLSYGDDQFSVDRSDDIDRLLRLVKDLDCQIRRIELMQLLLKERQQQRAERVESGVTEASTEQLEKVKEAKAAKQLVLSCQEQLEVRNLQHDQHRLQCEINEMITNYRLLRSVLHTLRGQMCAGHRECRHLDATMKNLQQWSEQVAGELPICKHRYQTILKTKVSKTEADRVIKANTAKAHRRARNFLSVRRMQFDLQEFHAEIDELLEYASDLRKEMQRRFGNVETQTETQTHRDDDREQVIEAGGDHLHHL from the coding sequence ATGTTCGAGAACGAGCCAATTCCTGACTCACAGGACAAGCTGATCGAGCGACTGGGCGACTGCGATGTGCCCGTCGACTACATGGATCTGTTGAGTCACCGGATACGTTGCCACAAGATCGAGATCTTTCACTACGACGACGAGGTGAGCTTCACGCCCCGCGACGAAGAGGAGGGGGAGCAGGGGCTGAGCTACGGCGATGATCAGTTCAGTGTGGATCGTAGCGACGATATCGATCGCCTGCTGAGGCTAGTGAAGGATCTCGACTGCCAGATACGTCGCATCGAGCTGATGCAGCTGTTGCTCAAggagcgacaacagcagcgggcGGAGCGAGTGGAGAGCGGTGTGACTGAAGCATCCACCGAGCAGTTGGAGAAGGTGAAGGAAGCGAAGGCAGCGAAGCAACTAGTTTTGAGCTGCCAAGAGCAGTTGGAGGTGCGCAATCTGCAGCACGATCAGCATCGATTGCAGTGCGAGATCAACGAGATGATCACCAACTATCGCCTCTTGCGCTCCGTCCTCCACACGCTGCGTGGCCAGATGTGTGCCGGGCATCGCGAGTGCCGTCATCTGGATGCCACAATGAAGAACTTGCAACAGTGGAGCGAACAAGTCGCTGGCGAGTTGCCCATTTGCAAGCATCGCTATCAAACGATCCTCAAGACGAAAGTCAGCAAAACCGAGGCGGATCGCGTCATCAAAGCGAACACGGCAAAGGCCCACAGACGTGCTCGGAATTTCCTCTCGGTGCGCCGCATGCAGTTCGATCTGCAGGAATTCCATGCAGAGATCGACGAGCTGCTCGAATACGCAAGTGATCTGCGCAAGGAGATGCAACGTCGCTTCGGCAATGTCGAGACTCAGACAGAGACTCAGACTCATCGAGACGACGATCGAGAGCAAGTGATCGAAGCTGGAGGAGATCATCTCCATCATCtctga